The following proteins are encoded in a genomic region of Bosea beijingensis:
- the pip gene encoding prolyl aminopeptidase produces MSDDQNALYEAVEPYQSLRLPVGDGHELHIDLSGNPDGIPVVFLHGGPGGGTKPAQRKTFDPSAFRIVTFDQRGAGRSSPLAELAGNTTQTLIADLERIREHLGIERWLVTGGSWGSCLGLAYGQAPPERCLGFRLHGIFMAERAEIDWWFHGSRTIFPDHWETFAAFVPEAERGDLLGAYYRRLTGPDREQQLAAAVALRTFSGKTQTFLPDAEHVAALTEPDAALALARIFTHYCVNGAFLDPGQLLRDVSRIRHLPAEIVQGRYDIVTPMCTAWKLKTAWPEARFTIVTEANHAATPSAPALSHALRDATDRLRDSMLALAA; encoded by the coding sequence GTGTCAGACGACCAGAACGCCCTCTACGAGGCAGTTGAACCCTACCAGTCCCTGCGCCTGCCGGTCGGCGACGGGCATGAGCTCCATATCGACCTGAGCGGCAATCCCGACGGCATTCCCGTCGTTTTCCTGCATGGCGGGCCGGGTGGCGGCACCAAGCCAGCCCAGCGCAAGACCTTCGACCCGTCCGCCTTCCGGATCGTGACCTTCGACCAGCGAGGGGCGGGGCGCTCCAGCCCTCTGGCCGAACTCGCGGGCAATACCACCCAGACGCTGATCGCCGATCTGGAGCGCATCCGCGAGCATCTCGGCATCGAGCGCTGGCTCGTCACCGGCGGTTCCTGGGGGAGCTGCCTCGGCCTCGCCTATGGGCAGGCCCCTCCCGAGCGCTGCCTCGGCTTCCGTCTGCACGGCATCTTCATGGCCGAGCGCGCCGAGATCGACTGGTGGTTCCACGGCTCGCGCACGATCTTCCCGGACCACTGGGAGACTTTTGCCGCTTTCGTGCCGGAGGCGGAGCGCGGCGACCTGCTCGGCGCCTATTACCGCCGCCTCACCGGCCCTGATCGCGAGCAGCAACTGGCGGCTGCCGTCGCCCTGCGCACCTTCTCGGGAAAGACGCAGACCTTCCTGCCCGATGCCGAGCATGTCGCGGCGCTGACCGAGCCGGATGCCGCGCTCGCGCTCGCCCGCATCTTCACGCATTACTGCGTCAACGGCGCCTTCCTCGACCCCGGCCAGTTGCTGCGCGACGTCTCGCGCATCCGGCATCTGCCGGCCGAGATCGTGCAGGGGCGCTACGACATCGTGACGCCGATGTGTACGGCCTGGAAGCTGAAGACCGCCTGGCCCGAGGCCCGCTTTACCATCGTGACCGAAGCCAATCACGCGGCGACGCCGAGCGCGCCTGCACTGTCTCACGCTTTGCGCGATGCGACCGACCGCCTGCGCGATTCGATGCTGGCCCTCGCGGCCTGA